From the Bacteroidia bacterium genome, one window contains:
- a CDS encoding DUF4968 domain-containing protein, whose amino-acid sequence MQHIVSALRAARWHACIPWLLLLVRMTLPANADQYTSLGDYVSHERDAAGVSIRAENNVLRLSIVGEAVLRIQVGRDGTLLNDPSHAVRHEAIPAVNWNLDDTDSALVLVMPGGRVDILKRPLRLVFRDGEGREIASDDRAFGHAWDGKEIHVWKTLHQDERFYGLGEKTGDVNKRGSQWVMWNSDVPGYGNDRDPLYASIPFFIGVRDAGAYGIYFDNSFRSVFNMGAASDRVYSFGAEDGEMDYYFIFGPAVRDVVRRYTGLTGRMPLPPLWALGFQQCRWSYYPEHEVRDLAKNFRQRGIPADVLYLDIRYMDNYKVFTWDSAAFPNPHMLLSDLEAMGFKVVPIIDPGIKIERGYDVYEQGIARDHFLKYPDGTLYSGQVWPGWCHFPDFSRADTRRWWGDAYARMMDIGVDGFWNDMNEPAVWGREFPYLVQFDNDGAPATIKRMHNVYGHLMAEASFDGLRRSHPDKRPFVLTRAAFAGTQRWAAIWTGDNTARFDDLRMGIRMCLGLSLSGMPFNGTDIGGFMDSPSPELYVRWLQAGVFTPLMRSHTHINTRDQEPWSFGEETEELARRFISLRYEFLPYIYSAFHEASTSGTPMMRPLLHDYQNDPAVYDSRWQHTWMFGDHILVAPVVQEGQRFQEVYLPEGRWLDPWTGQSYEGRQRVIIDAPVSRLPLFYKAGAIIPRRNAPQFTGEKQLDTLVLDIVPQDGGSGTMYLDSGEGYGYERGDFEVLRFSLGAEERGWRLTIDAAESVRTRNIKAIRLRLFGSDASPRRVATADRIIFDTDANTVPPDARVDAAHRRFEITVPFAPGVSTVTIGY is encoded by the coding sequence ATGCAACACATTGTATCCGCATTACGCGCCGCACGTTGGCATGCCTGCATTCCTTGGCTTCTGCTGCTCGTGCGCATGACCCTCCCCGCCAACGCGGATCAGTACACCTCTCTCGGCGACTACGTCTCCCACGAACGCGACGCAGCCGGTGTCAGTATTCGGGCGGAGAACAACGTCCTGCGTCTCAGCATCGTCGGAGAGGCCGTTCTGCGCATACAGGTAGGCCGCGACGGCACCTTGCTGAACGACCCCTCCCATGCCGTACGACACGAAGCAATTCCGGCTGTGAACTGGAACCTCGACGATACGGACAGCGCTCTGGTGTTGGTCATGCCAGGCGGAAGAGTAGACATTCTCAAGCGTCCACTGCGGCTGGTGTTCCGCGACGGCGAGGGGCGCGAGATCGCCTCCGACGACCGCGCATTCGGACACGCCTGGGACGGCAAGGAAATTCACGTCTGGAAAACCCTGCATCAGGACGAGCGCTTTTATGGGCTGGGGGAAAAAACCGGCGATGTCAATAAGCGCGGCAGTCAGTGGGTGATGTGGAACTCCGACGTCCCCGGTTATGGAAACGACCGCGATCCCCTGTACGCTTCGATCCCGTTTTTCATTGGTGTGCGCGATGCAGGGGCCTATGGCATCTATTTCGACAACAGCTTCCGCAGTGTTTTCAATATGGGAGCCGCCAGCGACCGCGTGTATTCCTTCGGCGCCGAGGATGGTGAAATGGATTATTACTTCATATTCGGTCCGGCCGTGAGGGACGTTGTGCGACGGTACACTGGTCTCACGGGACGCATGCCCCTCCCGCCTCTGTGGGCGCTCGGTTTTCAGCAATGTCGCTGGAGTTATTATCCGGAGCATGAGGTCCGCGATCTTGCGAAAAATTTCCGTCAGCGCGGCATTCCCGCCGATGTGCTGTATCTCGACATCCGTTATATGGACAACTACAAGGTATTCACGTGGGACAGCGCCGCCTTTCCGAATCCACACATGTTGCTGAGCGACCTGGAAGCGATGGGATTCAAAGTCGTGCCCATCATCGATCCCGGAATCAAGATCGAGCGCGGCTATGACGTGTACGAGCAGGGAATCGCCCGCGATCATTTCCTGAAATACCCGGACGGGACGCTGTACAGCGGGCAGGTCTGGCCTGGCTGGTGTCACTTCCCCGACTTCTCGCGGGCGGACACCCGCCGCTGGTGGGGAGACGCATACGCGCGAATGATGGACATCGGCGTGGACGGCTTCTGGAACGACATGAACGAGCCGGCAGTCTGGGGCCGGGAATTTCCGTATCTCGTACAGTTCGACAACGACGGCGCTCCTGCGACGATCAAACGTATGCACAATGTGTACGGACATCTGATGGCGGAGGCCTCCTTTGATGGCCTGCGGCGAAGTCACCCAGATAAGAGACCGTTCGTGCTCACGCGCGCGGCCTTCGCGGGGACACAGCGCTGGGCGGCTATTTGGACAGGTGACAATACCGCACGTTTCGACGATTTGCGCATGGGTATACGGATGTGCCTCGGATTGAGTTTGTCCGGTATGCCGTTCAACGGTACGGACATCGGCGGATTCATGGATTCGCCATCGCCGGAGCTTTACGTACGGTGGCTGCAGGCGGGAGTTTTCACTCCGTTGATGCGATCGCACACGCATATCAACACCCGCGACCAGGAGCCCTGGTCCTTCGGCGAGGAAACGGAGGAGCTGGCCCGGCGTTTCATTTCGCTGCGCTATGAGTTCCTGCCTTACATCTACAGCGCTTTTCACGAGGCCTCGACAAGCGGCACACCGATGATGCGGCCGCTGCTGCACGACTATCAGAACGATCCCGCGGTATATGACAGCCGCTGGCAACACACATGGATGTTCGGTGATCACATACTCGTCGCTCCGGTGGTACAGGAGGGACAGCGGTTTCAGGAGGTGTACCTGCCGGAGGGCCGGTGGCTGGATCCCTGGACCGGCCAGAGTTACGAGGGCCGTCAACGCGTGATCATCGATGCGCCCGTGAGTCGTTTGCCGTTGTTCTACAAAGCGGGAGCCATCATTCCGCGAAGAAATGCGCCGCAGTTTACCGGTGAAAAACAGCTCGACACACTCGTGCTGGACATCGTTCCACAAGACGGCGGCAGCGGTACGATGTATCTTGACAGCGGCGAGGGGTATGGTTATGAGCGGGGCGATTTCGAAGTACTGCGTTTTTCCCTCGGTGCGGAAGAGCGGGGTTGGCGGTTGACCATTGACGCCGCCGAAAGCGTGCGAACGCGGAATATCAAGGCGATACGTTTACGGCTTTTCGGTTCC
- a CDS encoding GNAT family N-acetyltransferase, with protein sequence MVTYIIEVAGDTHAPYAGSICKAIEEAAAARGTGIARRDPAYIEQKMREGKAVIAVARDSEAGSEELAGFVYIETWSDKRYVANSGLIVLPAHRHAGLALRIKRRVFELSRERFPKARIFGITTSHAVMKINTVLGYVPAPFSELTADDEFWNGCRSCPNYDILTRTNRTMCLCTGMLFDPERPHPVATMDVDGRLRERVHAEVTDAAHPDHAPGSGDTAGRTLREEAEYV encoded by the coding sequence ATGGTCACATACATTATTGAAGTTGCCGGCGATACGCACGCTCCATATGCAGGCAGCATCTGTAAAGCAATCGAAGAAGCCGCCGCCGCCCGCGGGACGGGCATCGCCCGGCGCGATCCGGCCTACATCGAGCAGAAAATGCGCGAAGGAAAAGCCGTCATCGCCGTCGCACGGGACAGCGAAGCCGGCAGCGAAGAGCTGGCGGGTTTCGTGTATATCGAAACGTGGAGCGATAAACGCTATGTCGCCAACTCCGGTCTCATCGTTCTCCCCGCGCATCGTCACGCCGGCCTTGCCCTGCGCATCAAGCGGCGGGTGTTCGAACTGTCTCGTGAGCGCTTCCCCAAGGCCCGGATTTTCGGCATCACCACCAGCCATGCCGTCATGAAAATCAACACGGTGCTCGGCTATGTACCCGCACCCTTCAGCGAATTGACGGCGGACGACGAATTTTGGAATGGTTGCCGGAGCTGCCCGAACTACGATATTCTCACACGCACCAACCGCACGATGTGTCTCTGCACGGGGATGCTCTTCGATCCCGAACGGCCGCATCCCGTTGCCACCATGGATGTGGATGGACGCCTGCGTGAGCGTGTGCATGCCGAGGTGACAGACGCAGCGCATCCCGATCATGCTCCCGGCTCCGGCGACACCGCGGGGAGAACCCTGCGGGAGGAGGCGGAGTATGTCTGA
- a CDS encoding argininosuccinate synthase — protein MSEGTRVVLAFSGGLDTTYCAVHLSATMDCELHTVTVNTGGFSPAECTAIEMRALSLGAAVHRTIDATQEFYSRCIRHLVFGNVLRGGLYPLSVSAERVFQAEAIARYAKEINATHIVHGSTGAGNDQVRFDTVFHILAPGVRILTPIRDNKLSRDEEIAYLREHGVEGNWERAPYSINQGLWGTSVGGRETLTSDTPLPEEAWPVPVSSSEPKSASLRFVRGELVDVNNAGCADSVAAIRLLESMAAPFGIGRDIHIGDTIIGMKGRVGFAAAAPLVIIKAHHALEKHTLTKQQLLVKEQLAAVYGGMVHEAQFLDPAARDIEALFERSQQFVTGTVYVTLAPYRFQVTGVDSPHDLMSPRFGAYGEENRAWSGDDVRGFSRIYANQTMMHHVVNNGAGE, from the coding sequence ATGTCTGAAGGAACCCGCGTCGTCCTCGCCTTCAGCGGCGGACTCGACACCACCTACTGCGCCGTGCATCTGTCCGCCACCATGGATTGCGAACTGCATACAGTGACGGTAAACACGGGCGGCTTTTCTCCGGCGGAATGCACCGCCATCGAAATGCGCGCACTGTCGCTCGGTGCCGCCGTGCACCGCACCATTGACGCGACACAGGAGTTTTACTCCCGCTGTATCCGTCATCTCGTCTTCGGCAACGTGCTTCGCGGCGGGTTGTATCCATTATCGGTGAGCGCCGAGCGGGTATTCCAGGCCGAAGCCATCGCGCGCTACGCGAAGGAAATCAACGCGACGCATATCGTCCATGGATCCACCGGCGCGGGCAACGATCAGGTGCGCTTCGATACGGTGTTCCACATCCTCGCACCCGGCGTGCGCATACTCACTCCCATCCGCGACAACAAACTCAGCCGCGACGAGGAAATCGCATATTTGCGTGAGCACGGCGTGGAAGGGAATTGGGAGCGCGCGCCGTATTCGATCAACCAGGGTCTGTGGGGTACGTCTGTCGGCGGCCGGGAAACACTGACGTCCGATACGCCCCTCCCCGAAGAAGCCTGGCCTGTGCCGGTAAGCAGCAGTGAGCCCAAATCCGCATCGCTGCGCTTCGTGCGCGGGGAGTTGGTGGATGTTAACAACGCAGGCTGCGCGGACAGCGTGGCGGCGATTCGCCTGCTCGAAAGCATGGCGGCGCCCTTCGGTATCGGACGCGACATACACATCGGCGATACCATCATCGGAATGAAGGGGCGCGTGGGCTTCGCCGCCGCCGCACCGCTGGTGATTATCAAGGCGCATCATGCACTGGAAAAACACACGCTCACAAAACAGCAGCTTCTGGTGAAGGAGCAGCTCGCCGCGGTGTACGGCGGCATGGTGCACGAGGCGCAGTTCCTCGATCCCGCCGCGCGGGACATCGAAGCACTGTTCGAACGTTCGCAGCAATTCGTCACCGGAACGGTGTACGTTACGCTGGCTCCGTACCGCTTTCAGGTGACCGGCGTCGATTCTCCGCACGACCTTATGTCCCCGCGTTTCGGAGCATACGGCGAAGAAAATCGCGCATGGAGCGGCGACGACGTGCGCGGCTTCTCGCGCATCTATGCCAATCAGACGATGATGCATCACGTCGTGAACAACGGAGCGGGCGAATGA
- the argC gene encoding N-acetyl-gamma-glutamyl-phosphate reductase, which translates to MIRAGIAGASGFAGGELLRLLLAHPAVKIAWVSSERLAGQPVSVSHADLAGETELHFSASPDSDADVVFLCLAHGASAEVLERLKLPRETTIIDLSQDHRLAGASGWIYGLPELNRERIRGASCGGARIANPGCFATALQIGILPVAAAGLLPDELHSSAVTGSTGAGAGMSDTLHFSWRASNMQVYKPFDHQHLPEVRQSLVQLQPGFTGAHRFIPYRGPFTRGIIASTYFRWDGDADSAKKLYADFYSGHPFVSIADEQPDLKQVVNTNRCIVHLSYADGQVLAVSVLDNLLKGAAGQAVQNMNLLCGRDESEGLRLKASAY; encoded by the coding sequence ATGATACGTGCCGGTATAGCGGGCGCATCGGGCTTCGCGGGCGGAGAACTGCTTCGCCTGCTTCTCGCGCATCCTGCGGTCAAAATCGCCTGGGTATCGTCGGAGCGCCTCGCCGGACAGCCGGTGTCGGTTTCGCATGCCGATCTCGCCGGCGAGACGGAGCTGCATTTCTCCGCCTCCCCGGATTCGGATGCTGATGTCGTATTCCTCTGCCTCGCTCACGGAGCTTCCGCGGAAGTGCTCGAGCGCCTGAAGTTGCCACGCGAAACAACCATCATCGATTTGAGTCAGGACCATCGGCTCGCTGGAGCGTCGGGCTGGATCTACGGACTTCCGGAGCTCAACCGCGAACGCATCCGCGGAGCGTCCTGCGGCGGAGCGCGCATCGCCAATCCGGGGTGCTTCGCTACGGCGCTGCAAATCGGCATCCTGCCTGTGGCGGCAGCCGGATTGCTTCCCGATGAACTGCACAGCAGCGCAGTGACGGGATCAACCGGCGCGGGCGCGGGCATGAGCGACACGCTGCATTTTTCCTGGCGCGCCTCCAACATGCAGGTGTACAAACCCTTCGATCACCAGCATTTGCCGGAAGTGCGGCAGTCGCTCGTGCAGTTGCAACCCGGCTTCACCGGCGCGCACCGCTTCATACCGTACCGTGGACCCTTCACGCGCGGCATCATCGCCTCGACATATTTCCGCTGGGACGGCGATGCCGACAGTGCAAAAAAACTGTACGCCGATTTTTACAGCGGACATCCTTTCGTTTCGATCGCCGATGAGCAGCCGGACCTCAAGCAGGTGGTGAACACCAACCGCTGCATCGTGCATCTTTCGTATGCCGACGGACAAGTACTCGCCGTCAGTGTGCTGGACAATCTTCTCAAAGGCGCCGCCGGGCAGGCGGTGCAGAATATGAACCTTCTGTGCGGTCGTGACGAGAGCGAAGGGCTTCGCCTCAAGGCCTCCGCCTACTGA
- a CDS encoding aminotransferase class III-fold pyridoxal phosphate-dependent enzyme, translated as MELFDVYQQYDIAPVRGSGMHVWDEFGRAYLDFYGGHAVISIGHGHPHYLEALREQLDRLVFYSNAVRNPLQERLARLLGEQSGYADYRLFLCNSGAEANENALKIASFHGGRSGVIAFTGAFHGRTSAAVQITDNPGIRAPLNHDMDVRFIHMNSAEALEQALRERPAAAVIVEGIQGVEGVVEAGDEFLRDARALCDCFAAMLILDEVQSGYGRTGDFFAHQRSGIRPDLITIAKGMGNGFPVAGVLIHPDIAAKRNMLGTTFGGSHLACAAAIAVLEVLRDENLAERAAAMGEILRSAVGSLPGVREVRGRGLMLGIALDRPAAPLRKALLQTHSIFTGSATRTDTIRLLPPLVLTEEHAMEFAGAFGSVLSSTFQSATA; from the coding sequence ATGGAATTATTCGACGTCTACCAGCAATACGACATCGCTCCCGTCCGCGGCAGCGGTATGCATGTGTGGGATGAATTCGGCCGTGCCTACCTGGATTTCTACGGCGGGCATGCGGTGATATCCATCGGACACGGGCATCCGCATTACCTGGAGGCGCTGCGCGAGCAGCTCGACCGCCTCGTGTTTTATTCCAACGCCGTGCGAAATCCTTTGCAGGAGCGACTCGCCCGCTTGCTGGGTGAGCAATCCGGCTATGCCGATTATCGCCTGTTCCTCTGCAATTCCGGAGCCGAGGCAAACGAGAACGCGCTGAAAATCGCCTCCTTCCATGGCGGGAGGAGCGGCGTGATCGCTTTTACCGGCGCCTTTCACGGCAGAACCTCCGCGGCCGTGCAGATTACCGACAATCCGGGGATACGCGCTCCGCTGAATCACGATATGGATGTCCGTTTTATACATATGAACAGCGCAGAGGCACTGGAACAGGCGCTGCGCGAGCGTCCCGCGGCAGCCGTGATTGTGGAGGGCATTCAGGGTGTGGAAGGTGTGGTGGAGGCCGGGGACGAATTTCTCCGCGATGCCCGCGCGCTGTGCGACTGCTTCGCCGCGATGCTCATTCTCGACGAGGTGCAGTCGGGCTACGGCCGCACCGGCGATTTTTTCGCGCATCAGCGCTCGGGCATACGTCCGGACCTGATCACCATCGCGAAGGGTATGGGCAACGGATTTCCGGTGGCGGGCGTGTTGATCCATCCCGATATCGCCGCGAAGCGCAATATGCTGGGAACGACCTTCGGCGGCAGCCATCTGGCATGCGCCGCCGCCATCGCCGTGCTCGAAGTTCTGCGCGACGAAAATCTTGCCGAAAGGGCCGCCGCCATGGGCGAAATCCTTCGCAGTGCCGTCGGCTCCTTGCCCGGTGTGCGCGAAGTGCGTGGTCGCGGTTTGATGCTGGGCATCGCTCTCGACCGACCCGCAGCGCCGCTGCGAAAGGCGCTGCTGCAAACCCACAGCATCTTCACCGGCTCGGCGACGCGTACGGATACCATCCGTCTGCTGCCGCCGCTCGTGCTCACGGAAGAGCATGCCATGGAATTCGCCGGCGCGTTCGGCTCCGTGCTTTCATCAACCTTTCAGAGTGCAACCGCATGA